The window ttttcttacttccatttatgtccatcgctcactttatgctcctctgggaagcagccgggtaaaaagtttaataaataaataagtagttATCATAGtatgaatatttataatatttttattgttcaacacagtcCGTTTCCGTAGAGACATttaatatgacaatagaaaagaaatgattttgttttacttttgtacggcactttgtagaccgacattttactggcgtctggtagtcgctttcagtccaaaatggcggaggcgtagctctgcCGCTGGGCGCTgctgttgcaatggaacgaacaattgactttcccTTCTTATCAATATAGTTTCTTTGTCATTGTCCTGGATACCAATTCAGAACGTCCCTCACTGATAAAGCACATGTGGTCATACTGAGTGCAACCAAGAAGAATGGAAATGCCTTTATTGTGGTGACTGTCTTCTATGTCTTCCTCCTGACTGAGTCGATTACAAAAATGCTAATTATATAGCGCTCCgtgtgtccgtccgtccgtcctttcgcgtgtcacactttggtttccggagtagaactcggaaactatttaacttaggaacttcaaattgggtatgatggttgacagtgtggtctagttgtgccttttgggggttagaagttcagggtgcccaaaatttctgaaatttttccaaaagggcaaaacctttagACCTACTTTagcaggggtcaagcagtgagtggggttatgtgagccatgctcacttttgcgtTGTTtatgacatagtatactataacttttttatgtcatagtatactatgaatttgatgacatactatactatgattatttatggcatattatactataactttgaagacgtactatactatgtcttttttacATGCTATCCTATGACTGTTTTGTGAGATACTATGCAGGGATTTTTTTATGAcgtactataatatgacttcttaatgacatactatactataacgtttatgtcatactatactacgacatCTTAATgacacattatactatgacttttttctgacatatgatactattaatgttttattacataCTGTGGCTTCTTGATGATATATTATACTTTGACTttgttatgacatactatactataacttctTTGTGACAcaatacactgacttttttatgacatactaaatTATTACTGATTTATGACTTTTAAtggcatactgtactatgacttttcaatgacatactatattatgactttttatgacatactatactataattttcatgacatactgtactatgacctttaaattacatactatactatagcttTTATGACATAGTATTTGTCATAGTATTTAGACTGTTTTATGACGTACTGTGCCTTTCAttacatacattacatttttttatgacatatactATATCtttttatgacatgctataTGACTTCTTGATGGAATACTATACAGTGactttttataacattttatacgttgactttttgacatgactttttttttgactattatactatacaattactttttttcaacatactatacttttacctttttttgacatactatgctatgacttttttttttgacatactacaagATTACTTTTTTCTAACATACTatgctgtgactttttttcgacaaactatactatgacttttttttaaaacattttccatatactatactataactttttcttAACATaatttactatgacttttttcgacatactatactatgacttaattttttgaacatactatattatgacttttttttttttacatactatattgtgacttttttcaacatactagactgactttttttcaacatactatactatgactttttttcaacatactatactatgactttttttcgacatactatgtattgcgagtatgtcgaaattttttttatattattaaaatatttttttcgaaatattatatGACTAttattttcgacatattatagtatgacttttttgaattttttcgacatactatactatgactgttgtATTTTTTCGTCATaccatactataactttttttcgacatactatattttgactttttcgacatgttatattatggcttttttaagactttttcaacatacttttttcGACACCTTATCTGAAAAGAAAGATGAGGTGATCAGACTCAATACTTAACATTAGTCAAATCTCAAATTTGTATTTAGAAACTGCTTCTTAACAAAGAACAAATGACTTTTAGGCAGAGTTCTGCTGGTCATAACCCACATTACATTTGCTCTTCCATATTGGACCTTTACATAGATACTTTAAAAGCATAGTGAATGTGTTATTAACTTATCTAATAATAAAATTCCTCCACACTGAGAGAAAATGGACAGTGTCTTGTAGCACTGTTTACCACAGATCCTGTCAACAAGCCTACAAATGAACAAAGTCCACAGAAAGTGGAAAAGGGAAATAATgtaaagctttattttattctgcATGTATGAACAAGCTTTTTCCAGCCACCGTCACAGGTGTGATTCATCCTTACTGACAGCCTGCTGGACCTGTTTACTTCTCATTCATTGTTGTCATATATATAAGTACATCCAACTTATTGCTTTCCACTCAGACTGCCAAACCAAGGAAACAAGTTTACCCTCATAATGTcaaggaaaaaatatatatatcaccaTTATTTGTCCTGGGGCATACAGGAGGGTGGCGTCTCTACTATCAAACATGTTTTCTGAGTGTTACAGATCAtttgttttaatacattttgaagtattgtccagaaacatgGCAGATCTAGGTGTAAACATAACTACAGTGGTCAAAATTACATAGTTAACTTAAAAAATCCATATTAAATATCTAATGAGAAAGATTACTATTATCGCTACCGTCACCTCTTTTAGTGAAAATAacaggattaaaaaaacaaaaacaaccaatattTACATGGTATTCAGTCAGCACAGCATAACAAATGCTACCTAGTCTAGTTGCTACTTATGAACTCATCTACAGCTGCACAGGCGCAAGAAACACTTTTTTGGGCTCACAAATGCAGTTTGTAAATGCTAACACAGTCAACAGCTCTCCATGTTGTCACAGTATACACTTCATTAAAACGGTCATTGTCATGTGACCTGCAAGTTAAAGCTTAAATAGGTTCAAACCAAATTCATGTGGCAGTGGTGGGAAATTAACAAGCAGTTCATAATAGAGAATATGCTCCAGAATCTAGCAGAACAAAGTCCAGATGGTTTCATCAGCACCATAAAAATGCAGGAAATAAAAGTAGTTAGGAAGGGTCGGGGTCGGGGTTAGATATGACATGTGTGATGTGGAAGAGTGCCACGTGTTCACAACAGATACTAACGCTATTGCTGGAATGAAAAACTAAGTTTCCTTTCTTCAGCAGTGACATCACGCTCATAATTACACACACTGCCTCCCAGAGGGCACAATGAGCACTGCAGAGTGAGTGAACCTGAGGTAGAAAAGCCAAATCAAATACACTTTGGGACTGataatatcagaaaataaaatatgccTCAACACATTAGTGCATTTTTCTTGAAACCTCCAAAATTATTTTACACTCTCAATTCAAAACTAGATATCTATATCAAAAGATACAACAAAATGATCAAAGACAAAACTTTTCTAATTCAACTTTGTGACAAAGTTCTGGGTCCTGAGAAAGAACACGAGTCCTCGTTCCACTGTGCAGgttatttcaaaagaaaaagcaTTTTTCATCCTTCACAATATACACAAGCAGTAGAATTATAGTAGGAAGGCGTACttacaacattattcataataGCCAAGCTGatattgtaacattttgaatacGGAAGCAAAGAGTAAAACTTACCACAATGTTGCAAATGGTGAGATATTCTTGaagtataaaaacaaatgtgtatatacaaaaatatacatcCCAACAAGACATTCCTAGCAGAGGCGTTGGTAGTTTTCTCCCCACATTTTGCAAACTTTTAAAGTCTATATTTGAGTATTTTctattaaaaaaggaaaatcaataGTTCACAATACCAATGAGTGCCATTTGTCTTCCTTCAAAAAATTCAGAGTACTGTAGCTCCTTCAGTCCACAATCAAGATTTGAAAAATTCttggtttaagaaaagattatTAAAAGTCAAATCAGTCAATCGATCCATTcatatttgagttttttttggtGAGGCTTCACAGCCGTAATATTGGGTTGAAAAAGGCCTCAGCTCGGGAGCGTCCGGCGGCAGGTTCCTCAGTAGACACGAGGAATGATCCGGTAGCGAACAGTCCGGCAGTACTCGTCCCACGCCGAGCCGTACTTCCTCCTGCACTCGCTCATGTCGCGGGAGTCTCGGTGCACGAGCAGGATGATGAAGTAGATCATGTAGTACCATGGCAGCAGGTGGCTGAAGCCTGATGGTGTTGATGGTAGAAGGGCGGGGAGGACAGGACATTTTAATCTGACTGTTCATTTATCAGTTGGTAAAAAACTATGGAATCTGCTCTAATATGTTTATAGCATTGTTATCCTGTTTCAAAGGTTCATGTCCTCTGatatatatcaaacattgaatgacttCAGATCTAacatgttattccttcattaaGCGCAGAGATTTcgaaagtggcagataaaatttctgagtggcaaacaaaataaaatacttctcattcacatgaacggaggaagggaaataactcctgatttggctattagtgcattttacaacttttaggacctaatgtaTTCAactgttcatactgggaagttgatttaccacaaaaaaaaaatgatccgctgagttacagacgtctctttccaaAAGTAAGtccatgggaaaaagtatttttgttccCAACGGCgtcatgtgacggacacggaagttgtagtactgtCGTTTGGCCATAACGAATATTTgcatcaaagcccggcgctcttcctgggggcttggttaaagggactatttgtaactttttaagcgtataaatgtagcgggtcgccacacatgcgcgttcgcatatgcgcgctcgcgtgtggctggagcctcgtctccgctgtctgctctccttcactcagacagcgcgcgcgtcctcgctgtctcgctccacctctagacgtgaacgcgcgctcactccacactgcagaagagttagtttagctctgagaatatctagtgaatgtacaggggacgtttgtgcagaaataactgctgcagctcctccagaccaacagaggtttcccgtggcttgtgaagtgacggagctctacagagatttacgttgtcttctcgttaccgaccgggtgccggtgtctcctctgctctctccggctgcgggcggagagagcagggagacacgctgcagagccccgctgcatcagcctgcacttaggcaggaaaagccaacactaggatcagatctaaatcatgttcatggagagaccttcgtctggtcagctaacattatgGGGGGGGGGTATTTATAGaactcacccgtttaaattatattaaggcttaaaaaTAGGCATAAATGAGGGCGCGgccactttgagtgacaggtgggtgccatACCAGGTTGCTGTCATCAATACCTACTAATTAATACTGTAacattatacaaataaaataacatcatATTATATCACTATTTTAGCCAGGATAGTCGTGACATGATATACCTGCAGCCATGGACAAAACTAAAAGTGCTCGGCCAGTCCTCTGATGCACTGATCACTGGCCTTGATTCATGAAATGAGAGCTCTTGGTGTTTGACTGAATGTGACGTCAACTCACCACAGGGTAGGGACCAGGCCAGAGCCATCAGGAGGTCTCCCAGGTAGTTCGGGTGGCGGACCACACCCCACCAGCCAGACACCAGCAGACTCTTCCCTGTAGCCGTGGGGATCCTGTTCAGATCTGGAGAGAACAGGGACACAGACGGAGGTCaccagagagacacacatggACAGAGAAACAGATGGAAAGCAATCTGTCATTAAACTCTGATTTAACAGCAAATGGATGAAAAATCATTTTTCCCTTCGAAGGCAATAACGAAAtgtgtggagggggggaggTCATCTCATTACACAACCATGACATGATGAACCTTCAGCCTGCAGGAGAACTTACGAGACAGTTTGGGGTCTGATGGGTTTCTCCTGAAGGCGTTCTTCTCAGAGTTAGACTTCCTGAAGATGTAGAAACCAACGACTGAAAGACAGAGACACCAAGAGGAAACTGAAATGTTTACTTCATCTCTCAAACCGTGACCACTagaagcggtttccactgtctCTTTAATCAGGCGCTGCTTGAGTGCTCTGCTACTATATGATAGCTGTTGTTTAGAGTGTTTCAGGCACGCTCTGACGCGGCCGTGGTATCTTAGCCTAGCTTGTGTGTAGGACAGCGGCACGCTGTTTCCGTGCTGGCCGACTTGCGTTGTATACAGGACTTTGGTGTACTGTGGAGTTTGAACGTAGTGTGTTAATAGTAACAGCAGAGTATTGGCTGTGTACTAATTGTGTGGGTTACTCATCCATCAGTGGATTTTGTTGGACTGACTCACTTCATGACATGTTGGGCTTGCATGTCTGTAACTCCTGTCATAGATAAACTGTATCATAGATCTATGATAGCTCTATCATAGATATATCTATCCATATCTCTCTATTTAaatctatctgtttatatctatctacagtatatatctctatatagtATAGCTATCTCTCTATctgtatatatctatctctatctctctatatctatctacatctctctctgtgtatatatatatatatatatactgtatctatctatatatgtctctacatctatctatctacatctctatctatatatctctctacatctatctatctacatctctatctatatatctctctacatctatctatctctgtaTCGGCTATATCTGTATTTATATCTATCTCCATCTATGCATCCATCTCTATATCaatatctatctctctatcgaTCTCCATCTCTATCTacatctttctatctatctctttatctatctccatctatctctatatctctatctatctataaatatatatatatatatatatatctctatgtctatatctatatctcactctatctatatatatctctctagctatataaaaaaaagctaaattgaaagctatagatagatagagatatatatatgatagagatatatagatagataaattgagagatagatagagacagATATATTGTAGATAggtagagagatagatagagagagcgatagatatactgtagatagatagatatataaatgagagagagatatataaatatatatatatggatagagagcgatatatagatagagagagagagagatatagagacaTAGATAGATGTAAagtatatatctctatatagatatatacatatatatatatgtctatatagagatatatatctctatatagacatatatatatagatatagatatagatagatagatcagtagatatatagagatagacagatagatatagagagaaatagatatagataggtagatatatagagagagtatgtgtgtttaaaatgtaattgtgggcggctggttagctcagtcggtagagcgagcgcccatgtaaatgccaaggctcagtcctagcagcggtggacccgggttcgaatccggcctgtggtcctttccgcatgtcatttctctctctccccctttccaacactctatccactgtcctatcaataaaatgcttaaaaatcaccctaaaaaataactttaaaatgtaattgttatattgtgattatttcttgtgaaatgtaattattcaataatatgtaatttagctttggcaataatgtCACCagaacattcatgccaataaagctttttttaaatttaaatataaacGGTATATGATGTATCTATGAATTCCGCAGTTACATTTCGCTTTGTTGATGCTGTGCTCCTACTTACGTTTGAGTGTGAGGATGGCTGTGAGGGCGGGGATGCTCAGGGGGTTTGGGTGTCTGACCAGGTAATAGGCCTGCAGGGTGTAAGTGAAGGGAACCCACACCAGATCACCAAACGCCAACATGAAGCCAAAACCATCGTGCATCAAGTCCATGGTGGTCAGGATGGCCTCCTGAGACAAGAAACACACCGTCATCAATCTTTGTCAAAGTAACATGAGTTTACAACTTGTTTACCTGACCATATcagtcattattttatttatttattagggctgtgtatcggCAAGAATCTGCTGATACGATACATATTATTATACAggagttacgattcaatatattgcaatattgtaagtaaggcgatattgcgattttttttttttttaaatcaaatttttgaAAATCAGtataatataaagaacacaccatcatatgcatAGAGAATCTTTTCGTTTTTGAATCAGAACAGTGGAATAATCTGCATttagtccctgtaacatccaacatcatagctctACTTTTTGTGCACTCTGAGCCACCGTCTGCCCCGAGTCTttacatgtaaactattaattagaaatcaatagtgtttttgagaatcaatacagtatcacaaagcataatatcacgatactcgtgtattgatattttcttacaccaccATTATTTATCAGTGTGTTCTATCAAATTCCCTTTGAGTGATATTTGTGAGAAAGTGTTTTTGTCCTGTGCCGAGCCGAGCGTACCTCGTTCCAGAGTCCATCCACCACGTAGAGCAGCTGGAAGAGGTTCACGAGGATCATGGAGTAAGACGGAGCATCCAGATTCTGATGCTTCATCTCAGCCAGCGCCATCGCAAAGTTGATCAGACACtgaacaaagagacacaaataaaatcaaaaatcaTCACGAATGCTGTGTAACCATTTGTGAAGATCCCTGCTGTGACGACTCCtgcctttccctctctctgtttgacaTGTTAAGTTCAACttggtttgatttgatttaataaaatatctTTTGTTGACATCTGATCACGGTGTGTCTCCTTTTTGTCGTGGCCACTCGAGCCAGGTCATAACACCTGCCAACGCTCATTCAAGCTGTTGGATGCTGCATCAAACCAGCCCACAACCTGACAACAATATGAAGCCTTCACTGATCATCTGAAAATCACCCAATCACAGGGACCCATGTTCACAAGCTGCTATAAAAACTAAGCTGAAAGTCTGCATTACCCTCACAGCCACGAGCAAACACAAGGCGTTCATGGAGCTCATGCCTCGTGTGTGTGAGGTTCAACATAGAGTTCACATGTGGCCACCAGAGGGTGCAGTGTGTGTAGAAAATGACAGGCCCCATTGAAACGCTCACTAAATGGATTATTGAGACAAATGTTTGCTTTGGTGTCCCGTAACAACTCACCCAGCCAATCAGACCGGGACGCATCTCGCAGAAGAACTTCAGATCAAACTCTTTGATGCGGGGATTGAGCTCATGTCctttgaaaaagtcataaaccACGTTGCCTGGTGAaatagagggagagaaaagagatgaGACAAGAGgacaacacagtgtgtgtgaccAGTGAGAAGGTAACTCTGGATCTGTCCTCTTACCAGAGCTTCCTCCCAGTgccagctgctctgctgcagcgTAGTGAGAGCGGACATACAGGTAGACGCTCAGCAGGACGGAGATGAGGAAGGAAGCCGCGGCCAGCTGCAGGAAGTGGCTGTGGATGTAGGTGAGGTCAACACCCTGGtgcaccgctgctgctgctgcaactgaACTCACAGAGATGGCAAAGAAACCTGGAGGGACACGGAGAGCTTTAGATGGACACATGGACAGAAGACAAACCGCTTGAAGTTCCATAAAGActacaaagaaaagaagatgATGTTTAACACGTCAAAAAGGACGGCAGAATCATCGTCCCTTAATGCTCTGAGCCTGTAGTGATCAGTTAAAGTAACAGAGGAGCCAGCACCTCAATATTAGTTGTCAGAATTGGTGAATGGTAgtgaaaacatgaattcattcattctacTGAGAGTTGAGTGCAGCTGATTGTAGAGGGAGTTGGAGACAGAGCGCTCCCTTCACACAGCCTCACCGTTGGTTCTGTACTTCAGCCTCTCTCCAGACCTCAGCGGCATTCCCTCGCTCAGctacacagagaaacacaagaaATACACCGGGATCAACAGCTGACCAAGAGCACATTCTAgtaactcactcactcactagTAAACACAGCTAGAACCTGCAGACCAACTGGATAACAGCCACAGacagtctgtttacaggtcggCTTCTCTGGTAGGTTTCACTTCACTTCAGACACCAAGTCAGAGTTTTAATGTAAACATCTCTGAGGGGAGACGTCCGTCCTCATTTTACCACTGTGGGGACTTCAGAGGGGGAATAGAGAGAAGATGAACGACATATATCAGCTTTTGATCTACATTAGAAGAAAGAACTATTGAGACTGATATACAGTGATGTGTTTATAAGGTTTGTCATTGAGGTGAACAGAGAGGAATCTCAGTTAGTGTCAGATATCAAGAGGCAGAGACGACTCCGGAGGGAAACAACAAGAGTTTCCTTTTCCCTGTGGAGCTTCTCACTAACCGTCACTCCTGACCATTAATCCAATTTCTGCCTCCTGCCGGAGCTATCGACCAGAAAAAGTCATGCGCTGGTTCACGTGCACCTTTCCTGTACCAGTTAATCCAGAGAGCAAGGTGCTGGGTTCAGTGAAATACTGTACTGATGAGGACTGTTGCGTCTGAATctcatactatgcactacatacccaacaTGTGttctatcgttcaacatacttttatgtgaataaacagtattatatatgtttttggacgcactgagcagaTCGTCACTTCTTGAGAGCTtccttgctggttggagacatgtaaccatggtaaccacgatttgtgagaatcaaagtctgaattaatttaaaatatatattacacctagcaaagtgaaatcctATACTTACAGTTCAAATGAAgagttattgacgttacagagccgTCCGTCAACATCTGCTATGGAGGTTGTCggcactaccgcattgcattgtgggatatttatgccatcatagtgtccagtgtttgctTAATGTAATATTCCACCAGAAATAGTATGTCATttgcatactattggtttcagacctactaaaaaatctcacagaCTGTTTGAATATGTGCTATGTAGCTATtttactaaatagcatgttagtatggaatttcagacGCAACCCATTTGTGTTTAACGACACTGACTTCATTTCTCTTAATTAACTGGTGTATTGATTTTGGTGTGTTCAGTTCTCAGCTCGTCTCGCTTACCTTTCCAACAGGCAGGATGTAGAGCAGGGCCTGGAATAAGATCCAGAG is drawn from Sebastes umbrosus isolate fSebUmb1 chromosome 18, fSebUmb1.pri, whole genome shotgun sequence and contains these coding sequences:
- the LOC119477575 gene encoding delta(14)-sterol reductase TM7SF2-like isoform X3, with protein sequence MPSVKYQRGDMVMGRWPGSSLYYEVKVLGFDAKSQLYTVIYKDGTELELKEQDMKNAAGFQSRSRSRSRSRSRSPGRPRSRSRSPARTTRRSSSRTAAAAAAAAITESTPSSRRDSKLKDSVEVRLSPLPQSKAAENNGNNKQEKKEEKQKEENNTANKVNEKSAAVVEAENEKTQGRYNLRRRKDDGDAKPVEAKPEQLEEKDAKQAAAPAASVSTPLDFGGKIGAYFWLLFLPAWVFFLVLQGNRDDPSLANFPPPLPPLEAFWDAQALGFVVLWILFQALLYILPVGKLSEGMPLRSGERLKYRTNGFFAISVSSVAAAAAVHQGVDLTYIHSHFLQLAAASFLISVLLSVYLYVRSHYAAAEQLALGGSSGNVVYDFFKGHELNPRIKEFDLKFFCEMRPGLIGWCLINFAMALAEMKHQNLDAPSYSMILVNLFQLLYVVDGLWNEEAILTTMDLMHDGFGFMLAFGDLVWVPFTYTLQAYYLVRHPNPLSIPALTAILTLKLVGFYIFRKSNSEKNAFRRNPSDPKLSHLNRIPTATGKSLLVSGWWGVVRHPNYLGDLLMALAWSLPCGFSHLLPWYYMIYFIILLVHRDSRDMSECRRKYGSAWDEYCRTVRYRIIPRVY
- the LOC119477575 gene encoding delta(14)-sterol reductase TM7SF2-like isoform X4 yields the protein MPSVKYQRGDMVMGRWPGSSLYYEVKVLGFDAKSQLYTVIYKDGTELELKEQDMKNAAGFQSRSRSRSRSRSRSPGRPRSRSRSPARTTRRSSSRTAAAAAAAAITESTPSSRRDSKLKDSVEVRLSPLPQSKAAENNGNNKQEKKEEKQKEENNTANKVNESAAVVEAENEKTQGRYNLRRRKDDGDAKPVEAKPEQLEEKDAKQAAAPAASVSTPLDFGGKIGAYFWLLFLPAWVFFLVLQGNRDDPSLANFPPPLPPLEAFWDAQALGFVVLWILFQALLYILPVGKLSEGMPLRSGERLKYRTNGFFAISVSSVAAAAAVHQGVDLTYIHSHFLQLAAASFLISVLLSVYLYVRSHYAAAEQLALGGSSGNVVYDFFKGHELNPRIKEFDLKFFCEMRPGLIGWCLINFAMALAEMKHQNLDAPSYSMILVNLFQLLYVVDGLWNEEAILTTMDLMHDGFGFMLAFGDLVWVPFTYTLQAYYLVRHPNPLSIPALTAILTLKLVGFYIFRKSNSEKNAFRRNPSDPKLSHLNRIPTATGKSLLVSGWWGVVRHPNYLGDLLMALAWSLPCGFSHLLPWYYMIYFIILLVHRDSRDMSECRRKYGSAWDEYCRTVRYRIIPRVY
- the LOC119477575 gene encoding delta(14)-sterol reductase TM7SF2-like isoform X2, translating into MTCYFAFMKTYKRLMRSVKMPSVKYQRGDMVMGRWPGSSLYYEVKVLGFDAKSQLYTVIYKDGTELELKEQDMKNAAGFQSRSRSRSRSRSRSPGRPRSRSRSPARTTRRSSSRTAAAAAAAAITESTPSSRRDSKLKDSVEVRLSPLPQSKAAENNGNNKQEKKEEKQKEENNTANKVNESAAVVEAENEKTQGRYNLRRRKDDGDAKPVEAKPEQLEEKDAKQAAAPAASVSTPLDFGGKIGAYFWLLFLPAWVFFLVLQGNRDDPSLANFPPPLPPLEAFWDAQALGFVVLWILFQALLYILPVGKLSEGMPLRSGERLKYRTNGFFAISVSSVAAAAAVHQGVDLTYIHSHFLQLAAASFLISVLLSVYLYVRSHYAAAEQLALGGSSGNVVYDFFKGHELNPRIKEFDLKFFCEMRPGLIGWCLINFAMALAEMKHQNLDAPSYSMILVNLFQLLYVVDGLWNEEAILTTMDLMHDGFGFMLAFGDLVWVPFTYTLQAYYLVRHPNPLSIPALTAILTLKLVGFYIFRKSNSEKNAFRRNPSDPKLSHLNRIPTATGKSLLVSGWWGVVRHPNYLGDLLMALAWSLPCGFSHLLPWYYMIYFIILLVHRDSRDMSECRRKYGSAWDEYCRTVRYRIIPRVY
- the LOC119477575 gene encoding delta(14)-sterol reductase TM7SF2-like isoform X1 translates to MTCYFAFMKTYKRLMRSVKMPSVKYQRGDMVMGRWPGSSLYYEVKVLGFDAKSQLYTVIYKDGTELELKEQDMKNAAGFQSRSRSRSRSRSRSPGRPRSRSRSPARTTRRSSSRTAAAAAAAAITESTPSSRRDSKLKDSVEVRLSPLPQSKAAENNGNNKQEKKEEKQKEENNTANKVNEKSAAVVEAENEKTQGRYNLRRRKDDGDAKPVEAKPEQLEEKDAKQAAAPAASVSTPLDFGGKIGAYFWLLFLPAWVFFLVLQGNRDDPSLANFPPPLPPLEAFWDAQALGFVVLWILFQALLYILPVGKLSEGMPLRSGERLKYRTNGFFAISVSSVAAAAAVHQGVDLTYIHSHFLQLAAASFLISVLLSVYLYVRSHYAAAEQLALGGSSGNVVYDFFKGHELNPRIKEFDLKFFCEMRPGLIGWCLINFAMALAEMKHQNLDAPSYSMILVNLFQLLYVVDGLWNEEAILTTMDLMHDGFGFMLAFGDLVWVPFTYTLQAYYLVRHPNPLSIPALTAILTLKLVGFYIFRKSNSEKNAFRRNPSDPKLSHLNRIPTATGKSLLVSGWWGVVRHPNYLGDLLMALAWSLPCGFSHLLPWYYMIYFIILLVHRDSRDMSECRRKYGSAWDEYCRTVRYRIIPRVY